The following are encoded in a window of Chloroflexaceae bacterium genomic DNA:
- a CDS encoding DUF6345 domain-containing protein — translation MSAVPNRLPWRLMLLTLVFITALTGAWTARSAPPVFVTANDIVIQQGGTLPVFPLSAPQVTGDTTRDLAQRFSGIYDRQPIASDTYLGFPRFTVAFTDTRSLLVRYGATGGYYATNLNELGRESARGAIDRGQAQRLACRFLVDNGFMDGSGRLLLGPQNPQGVFTPNPQGCDFNPDPQNPLYQTSLIRAATLPANTPDAAATEQNVGVVVRVPMSLPVKFGQQSGLPLGGPGGHLSLLFTTTTPDNGPTLDNVVPGLAAVAMPLFSRQIGQPRNVPIANPDAIRNQVEQQVRASFPGATVNVPQPSLSYYVLDAAVEQRALEPVLEFAGIEVTVGGETVILRDIVAPLARSGPGGFGPTVSITDPASGSSFNPGEEILLRGTISDGAAPYRVEWLTGDGVALGSSTVNGPGAVELRTRNLPAAGRDGAPTPVTVVLRVTDNEGAVREAQILLRPAIAPTLYLPLLVSERGNPNTAAEAFPEQAGYSFGIEANWDYPPAGAGGGDLPGVIPDANGLRGGMLSYGYSQRFYWSNSAAWERDWRDCGLGGIDCTWGVDRADFVYYAGHGGPAGLSLASNRDSTWASANNARFNSARWVGFASCQTLRVQGYATGSEPIRKWFNSFQGAHLLLGFNSNMADVAFGGRLVENMRLPSFFGVDFPWAQPTIAQAWFKTSFELNAGKIAYIYARSGTANPANDRLPRPGQPMPPRPLPVSSYHWVWETF, via the coding sequence ATGTCCGCAGTTCCGAACCGTCTTCCGTGGCGCCTGATGCTACTGACGCTGGTGTTCATCACGGCCCTCACCGGCGCCTGGACCGCGCGTTCCGCTCCGCCTGTCTTTGTCACCGCGAACGATATCGTCATCCAGCAGGGCGGCACACTGCCGGTCTTTCCTCTGAGCGCGCCGCAGGTGACCGGCGACACGACGCGCGATCTGGCCCAACGTTTCAGCGGCATCTACGATCGCCAGCCGATCGCGTCGGATACGTATCTCGGGTTTCCACGCTTTACGGTCGCGTTCACCGACACCCGTTCGCTGCTGGTGCGTTACGGGGCCACGGGCGGCTATTACGCCACCAATCTGAACGAACTCGGCCGCGAGAGCGCGCGCGGGGCCATTGACCGCGGGCAGGCCCAACGGCTGGCCTGCCGGTTCCTCGTGGATAATGGCTTTATGGACGGCAGCGGCAGGCTGTTGCTCGGCCCGCAGAACCCGCAGGGGGTATTCACGCCGAACCCTCAGGGCTGCGACTTCAATCCCGATCCGCAGAACCCGCTCTATCAGACGAGCCTGATCCGCGCCGCCACGCTCCCCGCGAACACCCCTGACGCCGCCGCGACTGAGCAGAATGTTGGCGTGGTGGTACGGGTGCCGATGAGCCTGCCGGTGAAGTTCGGCCAGCAGTCTGGCCTGCCCCTCGGCGGGCCGGGCGGGCACCTCTCGCTGCTCTTTACCACCACCACTCCCGACAATGGCCCCACGCTCGACAACGTCGTGCCGGGCCTGGCGGCGGTGGCAATGCCCCTCTTCAGCCGCCAGATCGGCCAGCCGCGCAATGTGCCCATTGCCAACCCTGACGCGATCCGCAACCAGGTCGAGCAGCAGGTGCGCGCTTCGTTTCCGGGCGCTACCGTCAATGTACCGCAACCGTCGTTGTCTTACTACGTGCTCGACGCCGCGGTCGAGCAGCGGGCGCTGGAACCGGTGCTGGAGTTTGCGGGCATCGAGGTTACCGTCGGCGGCGAGACGGTGATCCTGCGCGACATCGTGGCGCCCCTGGCCCGGTCGGGGCCGGGCGGCTTTGGCCCAACGGTGAGCATTACCGACCCGGCCAGCGGCTCGTCCTTCAACCCGGGGGAGGAAATACTGCTGCGGGGCACAATCAGCGACGGCGCGGCGCCCTACCGCGTCGAATGGCTCACCGGCGATGGCGTCGCGCTGGGCTCTTCCACGGTGAACGGCCCCGGCGCGGTGGAACTGCGCACCCGCAACCTGCCCGCCGCAGGCCGTGACGGCGCCCCCACGCCGGTTACCGTGGTGCTGCGCGTCACCGATAATGAGGGCGCGGTGCGCGAGGCGCAGATCCTCCTGCGGCCCGCCATCGCCCCCACGCTCTACCTGCCGCTGCTCGTCAGCGAGCGCGGCAACCCGAACACAGCCGCCGAAGCCTTCCCGGAGCAGGCCGGCTACAGCTTCGGCATCGAAGCCAACTGGGACTATCCGCCGGCCGGTGCGGGCGGCGGCGATCTGCCAGGGGTCATCCCCGACGCCAACGGTTTACGCGGCGGGATGCTCAGCTACGGTTACAGCCAGCGCTTCTACTGGTCCAACAGCGCCGCCTGGGAGCGCGACTGGCGCGATTGCGGTCTGGGCGGGATTGACTGCACCTGGGGCGTGGACCGGGCCGACTTTGTGTACTACGCCGGTCACGGCGGCCCGGCTGGTCTGAGCCTGGCCTCGAACAGAGACAGCACCTGGGCCAGCGCCAACAATGCCCGCTTCAACAGCGCCCGCTGGGTCGGCTTCGCCTCGTGCCAGACGCTACGGGTGCAGGGCTACGCCACGGGCAGCGAACCGATCCGCAAGTGGTTCAACTCGTTCCAGGGAGCGCATCTGCTGCTGGGCTTCAACAGCAACATGGCCGATGTGGCCTTCGGCGGGCGCCTGGTGGAGAACATGCGCCTTCCGAGCTTCTTCGGCGTCGACTTCCCCTGGGCCCAGCCGACCATCGCCCAGGCCTGGTTCAAGACCTCCTTCGAGCTGAACGCTGGCAAGATCGCCTACATCTACGCGCGCAGCGGAACGGCCAATCCTGCCAATGACCGGCTGCCCAGACCGGGGCAGCCCATGCCGCCGCGCCCGTTGCCGGTAAGCTCGTACCACTGGGTGTGGGAGACGTTCTAG
- a CDS encoding metallophosphatase family protein: MRVVIVSDIHSNLVALETVLAAVGSFDDLWCLGDTIGYGPRPNECVALMRQYASKALTGNHDLACLGKIDLQDFNPDARRANIWNGAQLSAENRAWLEQLAPALPINERFFLAHGSPREPVWEYLLSTEQAASNFLAFDQQVCFIGHSHVQLGFRVRDGFDRCERFLADRQRVVELEEHSRFIINPGSVGQPRDQDPRAAYALLDTDRGIVTFARVEYDVRATQRQMIEARLPGALIRRLEYGM, from the coding sequence ATGCGTGTCGTTATTGTCTCTGATATTCACTCAAATCTCGTCGCTCTGGAGACAGTTCTGGCCGCTGTGGGCAGTTTTGACGACCTCTGGTGCCTGGGCGATACCATCGGCTACGGCCCGCGCCCGAATGAGTGCGTGGCGTTGATGCGCCAGTACGCCAGCAAAGCCCTCACCGGCAATCACGACCTCGCCTGTCTCGGCAAGATCGATCTGCAGGATTTCAACCCCGATGCGCGCCGGGCCAATATCTGGAACGGCGCGCAACTCAGTGCAGAGAATCGCGCCTGGCTCGAGCAACTCGCCCCGGCCCTGCCGATTAACGAGCGCTTCTTTCTCGCCCACGGCAGCCCCCGTGAGCCGGTCTGGGAGTATTTGCTCTCGACCGAACAGGCCGCCAGCAACTTCCTGGCATTCGACCAGCAAGTGTGTTTCATTGGCCATTCCCACGTCCAGCTCGGATTCCGCGTCCGCGACGGCTTTGACCGCTGTGAACGCTTTCTGGCCGACCGCCAGCGGGTGGTTGAGCTCGAAGAGCACTCGCGCTTTATTATCAACCCCGGCAGCGTCGGCCAACCCCGGGACCAGGACCCCCGCGCGGCCTATGCGCTTCTCGATACCGACCGCGGCATCGTAACCTTCGCTCGGGTGGAATATGACGTGCGCGCAACCCAGCGCCAGATGATCGAGGCGCGGCTGCCTGGCGCGCTGATCCGCCGCCTGGAGTACGGGATGTAG
- a CDS encoding undecaprenyl-diphosphate phosphatase, which yields MHKPSAREVSAPAPALPLPLLIGAVAALLGSLAIAVPGDPEWWKVIVLGVVQGITEWLPISSTGHLLIVSDLLGYTGSIGGTFEIFIQFGTVLSVVAFYAGDLLAQGRALLGRSATEEALAARRLWIGVVIAALPAAVIGIVFRDFIKAVLFETPQVIAGALIAGGIIFLLIEYFPLRAARTCDLGRVTPGQALGIGIAQVFALIPGVSRSGSSIVGGLLAGLDRRTATAFSFYLSIPVLGAATLVDLIGSLDQVQAGDWGRLLLGTVVAMIVGYLAIGWLLRYVARHTFVAFGIYRIAIGLLILWLAAVGML from the coding sequence ATGCACAAACCATCCGCCCGCGAGGTCAGCGCGCCCGCGCCAGCGCTGCCCCTGCCCCTGCTGATCGGCGCGGTGGCAGCCCTGCTGGGCAGCCTGGCGATTGCCGTTCCTGGCGACCCCGAATGGTGGAAGGTGATCGTTCTGGGAGTGGTTCAGGGCATCACCGAATGGCTGCCGATCTCTTCCACCGGCCACCTGCTCATCGTTTCGGATCTGCTGGGATACACCGGCAGCATCGGGGGCACCTTCGAGATTTTCATTCAGTTCGGCACGGTGTTGTCGGTCGTGGCATTCTACGCCGGTGATCTCCTGGCCCAGGGGCGCGCCCTGCTGGGGCGGAGCGCAACCGAGGAGGCGCTGGCGGCGCGCCGGCTCTGGATCGGGGTCGTGATTGCGGCCCTGCCTGCCGCGGTTATTGGCATCGTCTTCCGCGACTTCATCAAGGCCGTGCTCTTCGAGACGCCCCAGGTCATCGCCGGGGCGTTGATCGCTGGCGGGATCATCTTTCTGCTCATCGAATACTTTCCGCTCCGCGCCGCGCGCACCTGCGATCTGGGGCGCGTCACCCCCGGGCAGGCCCTGGGAATTGGCATTGCCCAGGTGTTCGCCCTCATTCCGGGGGTATCGCGCTCCGGCTCGTCCATCGTTGGCGGGTTGCTGGCTGGTCTCGACCGGCGCACTGCAACCGCCTTCTCCTTCTACCTCTCGATCCCCGTCCTCGGCGCAGCAACGCTGGTAGACCTGATCGGCAGCCTTGACCAGGTGCAGGCCGGCGACTGGGGCCGCCTGCTGCTAGGCACGGTGGTGGCCATGATCGTCGGCTACCTGGCGATTGGCTGGCTGTTGCGCTACGTCGCGCGCCACACCTTCGTGGCCTTCGGCATCTACCGCATTGCCATCGGACTGCTCATTCTCTGGCTGGCCGCTGTGGGTATGCTGTAG
- the pta gene encoding phosphate acetyltransferase, whose protein sequence is MARSLYLVPLERHAGTSLLSLGILDYVLRKTRRVAIFRPVIRDEAITRPDKTIDLLLRHFRLDQGYDETYALTAAATDALLAHSRYDELLNRIIAAYQRLAGRYDFVYCMGSDSHHDAPQFEFNLNVEMARSLDSPVILLASGQGRGVEELAGMLRQAHDAFRARGCPVVALVVNKVEPERLEALRASLARDLELPPDQVVVLPADVILASPTMREVVEQLNAEVLYGREQLDRQARRVMIVAMQMEHYLERLSDHALLVTPGDRGDILLSAVLAHHSANYPSLAGIVLTAGQRPSAALTRLLDGVGEIPPVVAVTSDTYETATELFRVKSYITTEAPTKIEAALQLCARYIDGAALEQRYGTIAPRGVSPRLFLYNLTQKARSNRRRIVLPEGNEERILRASAILVREGIADLILLGNPQEIRAMVSRLGIDLDLDQVTIIDPVTSTRLDAYADELYRLRQHRGMTRELARDLMLDVSYYGTMMVHMGDADGMVSGAAHTTAHTIRPALQIIKTRPGISIVSSVFFMCLEDRVLVYGDCAINPRPTAEQLADIAIASADTAKLFGIEPRVAMLSYSTGESGEGEEVERVRKATRLAQVRRPDLLLEGPLQYDAAVDETVARTKMPDSRVAGRATVLIFPDLNTGNNTYKAVQRETGSIAVGPVLQGLNKPVNDLSRGCSVEDIVNTVAITAVQAQEMLELTEV, encoded by the coding sequence ATGGCACGTTCGCTATACCTCGTTCCGCTGGAACGGCACGCCGGAACCTCGCTGCTATCGCTGGGCATCCTCGATTATGTGCTGCGTAAGACACGGCGCGTGGCGATCTTTCGCCCGGTGATCCGCGACGAGGCCATAACCCGGCCTGACAAAACGATTGATCTGCTGCTGCGTCACTTTCGCCTTGATCAGGGCTACGACGAAACCTATGCGCTGACCGCTGCGGCGACCGACGCCTTGCTGGCCCATAGTCGCTACGACGAGCTTCTCAATCGCATCATTGCCGCCTACCAGCGCCTGGCGGGGCGCTATGATTTTGTCTATTGCATGGGCTCTGACAGTCATCACGATGCCCCTCAATTTGAGTTCAACCTGAATGTCGAAATGGCCCGCAGCCTCGACAGCCCGGTCATCCTGCTGGCGAGCGGTCAGGGGCGCGGCGTCGAGGAGCTTGCAGGGATGCTGCGGCAGGCTCATGACGCCTTTCGCGCCCGCGGCTGTCCGGTGGTGGCGCTGGTGGTGAACAAGGTCGAACCCGAACGTCTGGAGGCGCTGCGCGCGTCGCTGGCCCGCGATCTGGAGCTTCCCCCCGATCAGGTGGTGGTTTTGCCGGCCGATGTGATTCTGGCTAGCCCGACAATGCGCGAGGTGGTCGAGCAGCTCAACGCCGAGGTGCTCTATGGCCGCGAGCAGCTCGACCGGCAGGCCCGCCGGGTAATGATCGTGGCCATGCAGATGGAGCATTACCTGGAGCGTCTCAGCGACCATGCATTGCTGGTCACGCCGGGCGATCGCGGCGATATTCTGCTGAGCGCGGTGCTGGCCCACCATTCGGCAAACTACCCGTCGCTGGCCGGGATCGTGCTGACGGCGGGACAGCGGCCCTCGGCGGCCCTGACGCGCCTGCTCGACGGTGTGGGCGAGATCCCCCCGGTGGTGGCGGTGACCAGCGATACCTACGAGACCGCGACCGAACTGTTCCGGGTGAAGTCCTACATTACGACTGAGGCGCCGACGAAGATTGAGGCGGCGCTACAGCTCTGCGCCCGCTACATTGACGGCGCGGCGCTGGAACAGCGTTACGGCACAATCGCGCCACGGGGGGTCTCACCCCGGCTCTTCCTCTACAACCTGACCCAGAAGGCTCGCTCCAATCGCCGGCGTATCGTCTTGCCTGAAGGCAACGAGGAGCGCATCCTGCGCGCCAGCGCCATTCTGGTGCGCGAAGGCATCGCCGACCTGATCCTCCTCGGCAACCCGCAGGAGATCCGCGCTATGGTCAGCCGTCTGGGGATTGATCTGGATCTCGATCAGGTCACGATCATTGACCCGGTCACCTCGACGCGTCTTGACGCCTATGCCGACGAACTCTACCGCCTGCGCCAGCACCGCGGCATGACCCGTGAACTGGCCCGCGACCTGATGCTCGATGTCTCGTACTACGGCACGATGATGGTCCATATGGGCGACGCCGACGGCATGGTCTCGGGCGCGGCGCATACCACGGCCCACACGATTCGCCCCGCGCTCCAGATCATCAAGACGCGCCCGGGCATCTCGATTGTGTCCTCGGTGTTCTTTATGTGTCTGGAGGACCGGGTGCTGGTCTACGGCGATTGCGCCATCAATCCTCGACCCACCGCCGAGCAACTGGCCGATATTGCAATTGCCTCGGCGGATACGGCAAAACTCTTCGGTATCGAGCCGCGGGTAGCGATGCTCTCCTACTCCACAGGTGAGTCAGGTGAAGGGGAGGAGGTGGAGCGGGTGCGGAAGGCGACCCGGTTGGCGCAGGTACGCCGCCCTGATCTGTTGCTGGAGGGGCCGCTCCAGTACGACGCCGCGGTAGACGAAACCGTCGCGCGCACCAAGATGCCCGACTCCAGGGTCGCGGGCCGGGCCACGGTGCTGATTTTTCCCGATCTGAATACTGGCAACAATACCTACAAGGCGGTACAGCGGGAGACGGGCTCGATTGCAGTGGGGCCGGTGCTCCAGGGGCTGAACAAGCCGGTCAATGATCTGAGCCGCGGCTGCAGCGTCGAGGATATCGTCAATACCGTGGCGATCACCGCCGTTCAGGCTCAGGAGATGCTGGAACTTACGGAGGTATAA
- a CDS encoding alpha/beta fold hydrolase — protein MNPVTTTTAAPTTERRYTITERYLDGPQGPIRYWASEPRHGLPVVLIHGYGALIEHWRPIMRPVARRHSLFALDLYGFGYSARPAGLPSRERWADQVAAFIDRVVGSPAVVIGHSMGGVVASEVARRHPALTRALVLVNSSGMQPYERPLTPTDRLLLNVIGAPLVGETMAGIFANEWGVRQALLASYHRKERVTPELVQTFAGPLRRYGAGSYLAATRNATNLVIEMRPGEYTGPTLLIWGAEDRSIPPSDAEAIKRLFLPQAEIIILSESGHCPFDETPEAFCDALLPWLERL, from the coding sequence ATGAATCCAGTAACCACCACAACCGCCGCCCCCACAACCGAGCGGCGCTATACCATTACGGAACGTTACCTTGACGGACCGCAGGGGCCGATACGCTACTGGGCCTCCGAGCCGCGCCACGGCCTGCCGGTCGTGTTAATCCACGGCTACGGCGCGCTGATCGAACATTGGCGCCCGATTATGCGTCCAGTAGCGCGTCGGCATAGCCTGTTCGCGCTCGATCTGTACGGTTTCGGCTACTCGGCCCGGCCTGCCGGCCTGCCGAGCCGCGAGCGCTGGGCCGATCAGGTGGCTGCGTTTATTGACCGGGTGGTAGGCAGCCCGGCAGTGGTGATCGGTCACTCCATGGGCGGGGTGGTCGCCAGTGAAGTGGCCCGGCGCCACCCGGCGCTTACCCGCGCCCTGGTGCTGGTCAACAGTTCAGGCATGCAGCCCTACGAGCGCCCGCTGACCCCGACCGACCGGCTCCTGCTTAATGTCATTGGCGCACCCCTGGTCGGCGAAACCATGGCCGGCATCTTTGCCAACGAGTGGGGCGTGCGCCAGGCGTTGCTCGCCTCCTATCACCGCAAGGAGCGGGTAACCCCCGAACTGGTGCAGACCTTCGCCGGCCCGTTGCGCCGCTATGGTGCAGGATCGTACCTGGCCGCAACGCGCAACGCGACCAACCTGGTGATCGAGATGCGCCCCGGCGAGTACACAGGCCCGACGCTGCTGATCTGGGGCGCCGAAGATCGCTCCATCCCCCCCTCGGACGCCGAGGCGATCAAGCGCCTCTTCCTGCCCCAGGCCGAGATTATCATTCTGTCCGAGAGCGGTCACTGCCCCTTCGACGAGACGCCCGAGGCGTTCTGCGACGCTCTGCTACCCTGGCTGGAGCGCCTCTGA